The sequence GTTCATGAATCATATGCAGAAGCTATGGAGGACACCAAGATATGTATTATTACCCGTTCTGACTTGCAGGAATTTTTAATGAAATATCCCTCTATTTCATTGAAATTTCTTGCCGAATTTTCCAGGAGACTTGAAAAATCGGAAAAACAAACAGCCAGAGTTTCTACTGAAAAGGTTGAAACCCGGTTGGCTCTTTTTTTGGCTGAATGTGTTACCAGCAGTGAAGGTCCGATGGAATTTGTATTGCCAATGAGCAGAAAAGATCTTGCTTCTTATCTGGGTACCACTCCCGAAACTATAAGCAGGAAACTGGCTGAATTTGAGGACGCAGGATATATCAAACAAAAAAAAGGCAGGAAAATTGAAATTTTAGATTTAGACGGAATGTTGCTTGTTTAATAGTTAGCTGAATTTTGAAGAATGCTTCACTAAGAAGCAATAAGACAGCTACAATATTAAGCGAAACTAATACTAAATGAAAAACCAGCTACTATATAAAAAAGTAGCTGTTAAAAAACTTGCCAGGTAAGGATAAGATGATGTGTAACCAAATATATAATAATAAAAGTATCAAGAAAAAAGACAAAGCCAGGAATTTAATTAATGAGAGCCACAGGATTTTTAAATGCCCTGTATGCAGTTCTCCAATGTTTGTTAATGATTCTTATAGCCTGATATGTAAATCCAGGCATTGTTTTGATATATCAAAGAAAGGATATTTGAATTTATTAACTTCTATTAATTCAACTGTATATTCTAAAGAACTGTTTGAAGCAAGACATAAGGTTTGTGCGGCAGGCTTTTATGACCCGTTGATAAATATGCTTTCTGAAGCGGTTATAAATTACAAAAACTTGAATCATAAAGAACATATAAACATTCTGGATGCAGGATGTGGTGAAGGGTCACATATATGCGGTATTTTTAAAATAGTGCAGAGTGCGCAGAGAAAACAAAGCCAAAATATTCCGGAGATTGAAAGGTCTAAAAACATTTTTTTGGGTGTGGACATTTCCAAAGAAAGCATTAATATGGCAGCAGGAAATGATTCTGATATTATCTGGTGTGTCGCAGATTTAGCTAAACTACCCTTTCGGGACAAGTGCATTGATGTGTTGTTAAATATACTTTCCC comes from Clostridiaceae bacterium and encodes:
- a CDS encoding Crp/Fnr family transcriptional regulator, with product MDEIMKTVKSRSFKRGELIYRAGDHSDSLYIVNSGKIKIYRLSESGKEQLVRILNPGDFTGELALFSQSVHESYAEAMEDTKICIITRSDLQEFLMKYPSISLKFLAEFSRRLEKSEKQTARVSTEKVETRLALFLAECVTSSEGPMEFVLPMSRKDLASYLGTTPETISRKLAEFEDAGYIKQKKGRKIEILDLDGMLLV
- a CDS encoding methyltransferase domain-containing protein produces the protein MCNQIYNNKSIKKKDKARNLINESHRIFKCPVCSSPMFVNDSYSLICKSRHCFDISKKGYLNLLTSINSTVYSKELFEARHKVCAAGFYDPLINMLSEAVINYKNLNHKEHINILDAGCGEGSHICGIFKIVQSAQRKQSQNIPEIERSKNIFLGVDISKESINMAAGNDSDIIWCVADLAKLPFRDKCIDVLLNILSPANYGEFYRILNDDGIIVKVVPGPEYLREIRETIYDKNATYSNSRVIKHFREKLDIIDIQNVKYRFYVNEELLEHFIKMTPLTWGKSSEDLNEVFKKDISHITVDLDVIFGSKKNCIYSIKTS